The Streptomyces sp. V3I7 genome segment GTTTCCCCGGGCCGTACACCGTCCTCGTCGTGGACGGCGACCCCGGCGGCACCGGGCTGCACGAGGCCGTGGCGCGCCTGGCGCTGGAGGGGCCGCGGGCCGGGATCCACGTCGTGTGCCTCGCCGAGACCGCCCCGGCCTCGCCCGCCTCGCCGGTGGCGCAGACGTACGCGGCGGCGTGCGCGGCGGCTCCGGCCTTCCGCGCCTGCGGAGCGGTCGCGCTGCTGAGCGGTGACGTGGCCACGGGGATGCACCTGCTGCGCGTCCCGCGCGCGGAGCTGCGCAGCGGCTCTCCCGCCGGGCCCGTCGGCCCCGGCACCGTCGCCGCCGTGGACGCCGTCTCGGCCGCCTGGGCCGAGCGGTTCGCGCGGGCGCTGGCGCCGCTGCGCACGGACGGCACCCTCGGCGAGCGCGGGCACGCCCGCGCGGCGGCGCCGCTGCCCCAGTCGGCCCGTCTGCTGGACGAGTTGGGACTCGCCCGCGCCACCCCGGCGTCCCTGATGGCGCGCTGGGCGGCCGCGGCCGACGACACCGAGTCGCTCGGCGGACGCGCCTGGGCGGTGCTCGGCGCCGGACCGCGCGGCCCGCTCACGGCCGACCTGGTGGCCGAGGGCCCGCACCTGCTGATCGAGGGCCCGCCCGGCAGCGGTCGTACGGAACTGCTGCGCGCGGTGGTCGCCTCGCTCGCCTCGGCCGAGCGCCCGGACCGGCTGGGCGTCGTCCTCTTCGACGGCCGGGACGGCGTGGGCACGGGCTCGCGACAGGGCGAAGGCCTGTACGCCTGCACGGACATACCGCACGTCACCACCTACCTGACCGCCAACGACCCCGTCCGGATGCGGGAGTTCGCGCAGTCCCTGAGCGCCGAGCTGAAGCGGCGGGCAGAGCTGCTCGGACAGCTCGGCTTCGCCGAGTGGCATGCCGCGCGCGAGGTGTCGGGCCGGTTCGTCGCGCAGCGCACGGCCCCCGGGCGGGCGCCCGCGCCGGGCGACGGCGATCTCGACTCACCGCCCAGCACGACGCTGCGGCTGCGCCCCTCCGCCGGCGCCGCCCGTCAACAGGCCGAGGAGGCGGCCGCGTTGCCCCGGCTGGTGGTCGTCGTGGACGACCTGGACGGGCTGGTCTCCCCCGCCCTGGGCTCGCCGGGGCGGCCGGCCGCGGGGTCGGTGATGCGTGCGCTGGAGGCGGTCGCCAAGGAGGGCGAGCGGCTCGGCGTGCATCTGGTGGCGGCGGCCGCGCTCGGCGGTCGTACGGCCGAGACGGAGCTGTCGCGCCGGTGCGCCCTGCGCGTCACCCTGGACGCCCCCTCGGCCGGGCCGGAGGAACCGGCGCCGGGGCGTGGGCGGCTGGCCGTCGTAGGCGGTCCGACGACGCCCTTCCAGAGCGGCCGGGTCACGGGCCGTATCCCGCGCACGGCCACGCTGCGGCCGACGGTGGTCCCGCTGGAGTGGCAGCGCATGGGCGACCCGCCGACCCGCCGCCCGGTGCGCGAACTCGGCAACGGCCCCACCGACCTGGCCCTGCTGGCCAGCGCGGTGGAACGAGCGGCACGAGAGGTCGCGGCCGTGCACATACCCTCGCTCCTCTGAGCGCGGGCGGCAGCGGCCGCGACGCCCGCGCCGACGCCGGCCCACCCGTCACAACGCGGTCACGATCCCCCGGTCGACGCGGGAGGCGCCCTTGCCGCGCCCGCGCGGCCGGGCGTACACCGGACCGCACGGGACAGCGCTCGGCGTTCACGAAGACGCTCGGAAGTTCACGGAGAGACGTTCAACGAAAGACGTTCAACGGAGAACGAAGAACGGGGCAGTGATGCGCAGGAAGAGCAGCACCATCCGGACGAACAGGCCCGTCACGACACTCGCCGCCCTCATCGCGGGGGCCCTCGCGCTCACCGCGTGCGCGGGCGGCGACAGCGACCCGGGCGACGGCCAGGCCAGTGGCGCCGCCGAACCCACGACGACCGTCACCCTCCCCAAGCTCGACGGCGCGCACCTGGAGGTATCCGCCGTCTGGACGGGCGCCGAACAGGCCAACTTCAAGAAGGTCCTCGCCGAGTTCGAGAAGCGGACCGGCGCCAAGGTCACCTTCGTGCCCGCCCAGGACCCGATCATCAACTTCCTCGGCTCGAAGATCGCGGGCGGGCAGCCGCCGGACATCGCGCTGCTCCCGCAGCCGGGCGCCATCAAGCAGGCCGTGGACAAGAAGTGGGCCAAGCCGCTCGGCCCCGACGCCGTCAAGGAGCTCAAGAAGAACTACGCGCAGGGCTGGCAGGACATCGGCACGGTCGACGGCAAGCCGTACGGCGTCTACTACAAGGCCGCCAACAAGTCGCTGATCTGGTACAACGCTCAGGCCTTCGCGAACGCGGGCGCCAAGGAGCCCAAGACCTGGCCGGAGCTGCTGGCCACGGCGCAGGCGGTGTACGACTCGGGCGTCACCCCGTTCTCCATCGGCGGGGCGGACGGCTGGACGCTGACCGACTGGTTCGAGAACGTCTATTTGTCACAGGCGGGCCCGGAGAAGTACGACCAGCTCGCCCAGCACAGGATCAAGTGGACGGACCCCTCGGTCAAAAAGGCGCTGACCACGCTCGCCGAGGCCTGGGGGAAGAAGGACTACGTCGCGGGCGGTCCCGACGGCGCGCTCCAGACCGAGTTCCCGGCCTCCGTCACCCAGACCTTCACCGGCGGCGACCAGCCCAAGGCGGCCATGGTCTTCGAGGGCGACTTCGCGCAGGTCAACATCGGCGAGACCAAGGCCAAGGTGGGCACGGACGCCAAGGTGTTCCCGTTCCCGGCGGTCGGTGCGAAGGCGCCGGTGGTCTCGGGCGGCGACGCGGCCGTCATCCTGAAGGACTCCAAGGCGGCCCAGGCCCTGGCGACGTTCCTCGCCTCCCCGGACGCGGCGACGATCCAGGCGAAGCTCGGCGGCTATCTCTCGCCGAACCGGAACGTGCCCGTGTCGGCGTACCCGAACCCGGTGCAGCAGAAGATCGCGAAGGCGCTGATCGCGTCCGGCGACGACTTCCGCTTCGACCTGTCCGACCAGGCCCCGCAGGCCTTCGGCGGCACCCCCGGCAAGGGCGAGTGGAAGGACCTCCAGGACTTCCTGAAGAACCCGAAGGACGTCGCGGGCGCTCAGGCGAGGCTGGAGAAGGACGCGGCGGCGGCGTACGGCAGCGGGAGCTGAGCGAGCCATGCCGACGCGCAGGAGCGTGACCGGCACCCGCAGGACCGTGGTGGCGCTCTTCCTGCTGCCCTCCCTGGTGCTGCTCGGTGCGCTCGTCGTCTATCCGATCGGATACTCGGTCGTCCGCAGCTTCTACGACGCCTCGGGCGACCGCTTCGCCGGAGCCGGCAACTACACGACCCTCTTCACCGACGACGGCATCCGCACCGCCCTGAAGAACAACATCGTCTGGGTGGTGTTCGCGCCCACGGTCTCCACCGCCCTCGGTCTGGTCTTCGCGGTGCTGACCGAACGGGTGCGCTGGGGAACGGCGTTCAAGCTGGTCGTCTTCATGCCGATGGCGATCTCGATGCTGGCCGCCGGGATCATCTTCCGGCTCGTCTACGACCAGGACCCGCAGAAGGGCGTCGCCAACGCCGTCTGGGTCGGCGTCCACGACACCTTCGCCCAGTCCTCCGCGTTCCCGAAGGCGCACCCGGGGCGCGAGTCGCCGCTGAAGCCGGACGCGGGCGGGTTCGTCACCGCCGGGACGGTCCAGGCGGGCCGGCCGGTCGCGCTGCCCCTCGTGGGCGTCGCCCCCGACCAGATGCCCGACGGCGCGAAGAAGGCCGCCCAGGCACGGTCGGAGCCAGGGAAGGTCACCGGCACCACCTGGCAGGACTTCACCCGCGGCAAGGGCGTCGGCCGGCTGGACGCGCCCGACCCGTCCGAGCTCGGCTACGCCGGGATGCGGATCGAGGCGGTCAAGGACGGCCGGGTGGTCGCCTCGACGACGGCGGCGGCGGACGGCACGTTCAGCCTCCCCGCCTCCGCCGAAGGGGCCCGGCTCAGACTCCCGGCGAGCAACTTCGCGGCGCCGTACAACGGCGTCGACTGGCTGGGCCCGGCCCTCGTCACGCCGGCCATCATCGGGTCGTACGTCTGGATGTGGGCGGGCTTCGCGATGGTGCTGATCGCGGCCGGGCTCGCGGGCGTGCCCCGGGAACTGCTGGAGGCGGCACGGGTGGACGGGGCGAACGAGTGGCAGGTGTTCCGGAAGGTCACGGTGCCGCTGCTCGCCCCGGTCCTCGCGGTCGTCACCGTCACCCTGATGATCAACGTGCTGAAGGTCTTCGACCTGGTCTTCATCATCGCGCCGGGCTCGTCCCAGGACGACGCGAACGTGCTGGCCCTGGAGCTGTACCGCAAGGGCTTCTCCGAGGGGCAGCCCGGCGTCGCCAGCGCCATCGCGGTGTTCCTGCTGCTGCTGGTGATCCCGGTGATGCTGTTCAACATCCGTCGGCTCAGGCAGGAGGGGCGGCGATGACGACGCACGCGACGGGCACCGGCACGCAGGCCGCGGTGGCGGACAGGCAGTCGCTCGGCTCGCGTATCGCCGAGCGGCTGAGCGGCGGCACGGTCCGTGTGTTCCTCGTCCTCGTGGGTCTGTTCTGGCTGGTGCCGACCATCGGGCTGTTCCTCTCCTCCCTGCGCTCGCCCGCGCAGATGAGCGCGAGCGGCTGGTGGAAGGTGTTCACCGAGCCGTCCCAGCTCACCTTCGACAGCTACCGACGGCTCCTGGAGAACGGCGACATCACCCACTCCCTGGGGAACACGGTGCTGATCACGGTCCCGGCGACGATCCTGGTCGTCGTCATCGGCTCCCTGGCGGGCTACGCCTTCGCGTGGATGGAGTTCCCGGGCCGCGACTGGTGGTTCCTGGGCGTGGTGAGCCTGCTGGTCGTACCCGTACAGGTGGCGCTGATCCCGATCGCCGAACTGTTCGGCAACGTCGGCCTGTTCGGCACGATCCTCGGCGTCATCCTGTTCCATGTGGGCTTCGGCCTGCCCTTCGCTGTGTTCCTGCTGCGGAACTTCTTCGCGGAGATCCCCCGCGAGCTGCTGGAGGCCGCCCGCCTGGACGGCGCCGGTGAACTGCGCCTGTTCGCACGGGTGGTGATGCCGCTCGGCGGTCCCGCCATCGCGAGCCTCGGCATCTTCCAGTTCCTGTGGGTGTGGAACGACCTGCTGGTCGCGCTGGTGTTCACCAAGTCCGGTACGCAGCCGATCACGGTCGCGCTGCAGACCCAGGTACGCCAGTTCGGCAACAACATCGACGTGCTGGCACCCGGCGCGTTCATCTCGATGGTGATCCCGCTGGCCGTGTTCTTCGCGTTCCAGCGGCAGTTCGTGTCCGGCGTGATGGCCGGCGCGGTCAAGTAGCGGCCAACTGACAGCACGACGCGATCTGTTGAGGGGCGGGCCGGTCACGGCCCGTCCCTCGCGGCGCACCGGGCGTCCCCCGAACGACGTACGCGACCGTAACCAATTCACTCCATCGGCCGTTGCCGGACAAAGCGCCCGCGCCGCCGACCCATGGAATTCCCTTGCCCAGGTTCAGTGTCATCGTCCCCGCGTACAAGGTCCAGGCGTACCTGCACGAGTGCCTGGACTCCGTGCTCTCGCAGTCGTATCCGGATCTCGAACTGATCGCCGTGGACGACTGCTCGCCGGACGCCTGCGGCGCGATCATCGACGAGTACGCGGCCCGCGACGCCCGCGTACGGCCCCTGCACCTGCCGGAGAACCAAGGCCTCGGCCGCGCCCGCAACGCCGGGATGGAGCTGGCCCGGGGCGACTACCTGGTCTTCCTGGACAGCGACGACACGCTCACCCCGCACGCGCTGCGCTCGATCGCGGACCGCGTCAAGGAGACCGGCGAACCCGACGTCCTCGTCTACGACTACGCGCGCACCTACTGGACGGGTGAGGCGGTCCGCAGCCGTACCGCGCTCCAGCTGACCGAGGAGGGCCCGGCCCCCTTCCGGCTGGAGGACCGCCCCGGCCTGCTGCGCGTGCTGATGGTGGCCTGGAACAAGGCGTACCGGCGGGAGTTCGTCGAGCGGGAGGGCTTCGTGTTCCCGCCGGGCTACTACGAGGACACCCCCTGGACCTACCCCGTGCTGATGGCGGCGGAGTCGCTCGCCACCCTCGACCGGGTGTGCGTGCACTACCGCCAGCGCCGGCAGGGCAACATCCTCGGCACCACCAGCCGCAAGCACTTCGACATCTTCGAGCAGTACGACCGCGTCTTCGCGTTCGTCGAGCAGCGGCCCGACCTCGCCCGCTGGCGGCCGGTGTTGTTCCGCCGGATGATCGACCACTTCTCGACGGTGTTCACCAAGCCGGACCGGCTGCCGCGCGGCAGCCGCGCCGAGTTCCTGCGCAAGGCCCGTGCGCACCACCGCCGTTACCGCACCCCGGGCGACCCGCTCCCGCTGC includes the following:
- a CDS encoding ABC transporter substrate-binding protein, which codes for MRRKSSTIRTNRPVTTLAALIAGALALTACAGGDSDPGDGQASGAAEPTTTVTLPKLDGAHLEVSAVWTGAEQANFKKVLAEFEKRTGAKVTFVPAQDPIINFLGSKIAGGQPPDIALLPQPGAIKQAVDKKWAKPLGPDAVKELKKNYAQGWQDIGTVDGKPYGVYYKAANKSLIWYNAQAFANAGAKEPKTWPELLATAQAVYDSGVTPFSIGGADGWTLTDWFENVYLSQAGPEKYDQLAQHRIKWTDPSVKKALTTLAEAWGKKDYVAGGPDGALQTEFPASVTQTFTGGDQPKAAMVFEGDFAQVNIGETKAKVGTDAKVFPFPAVGAKAPVVSGGDAAVILKDSKAAQALATFLASPDAATIQAKLGGYLSPNRNVPVSAYPNPVQQKIAKALIASGDDFRFDLSDQAPQAFGGTPGKGEWKDLQDFLKNPKDVAGAQARLEKDAAAAYGSGS
- a CDS encoding carbohydrate ABC transporter permease; translation: MPTRRSVTGTRRTVVALFLLPSLVLLGALVVYPIGYSVVRSFYDASGDRFAGAGNYTTLFTDDGIRTALKNNIVWVVFAPTVSTALGLVFAVLTERVRWGTAFKLVVFMPMAISMLAAGIIFRLVYDQDPQKGVANAVWVGVHDTFAQSSAFPKAHPGRESPLKPDAGGFVTAGTVQAGRPVALPLVGVAPDQMPDGAKKAAQARSEPGKVTGTTWQDFTRGKGVGRLDAPDPSELGYAGMRIEAVKDGRVVASTTAAADGTFSLPASAEGARLRLPASNFAAPYNGVDWLGPALVTPAIIGSYVWMWAGFAMVLIAAGLAGVPRELLEAARVDGANEWQVFRKVTVPLLAPVLAVVTVTLMINVLKVFDLVFIIAPGSSQDDANVLALELYRKGFSEGQPGVASAIAVFLLLLVIPVMLFNIRRLRQEGRR
- a CDS encoding carbohydrate ABC transporter permease — its product is MTTHATGTGTQAAVADRQSLGSRIAERLSGGTVRVFLVLVGLFWLVPTIGLFLSSLRSPAQMSASGWWKVFTEPSQLTFDSYRRLLENGDITHSLGNTVLITVPATILVVVIGSLAGYAFAWMEFPGRDWWFLGVVSLLVVPVQVALIPIAELFGNVGLFGTILGVILFHVGFGLPFAVFLLRNFFAEIPRELLEAARLDGAGELRLFARVVMPLGGPAIASLGIFQFLWVWNDLLVALVFTKSGTQPITVALQTQVRQFGNNIDVLAPGAFISMVIPLAVFFAFQRQFVSGVMAGAVK